Proteins encoded within one genomic window of Bombus terrestris chromosome 11, iyBomTerr1.2, whole genome shotgun sequence:
- the LOC100642935 gene encoding exosome complex exonuclease RRP44 isoform X2, whose product MVIEPGLPTVREHYLRDDIHCGSKACGKCVYGTRNIILDDEDSSASSSKIMEPYYLLIDTNIILDQIDILEEDIICNVIIVQTVLEELKHKSSIVYKRLRNIINNPQRKFYVFVNEHHKDTYVQRDPGESTNDRNDRAIRVATKWYNAHLNLDDNTIKTVLLTDDTRNRELAEKEGIPVISMEDYIFSLENSGFLADKLCKKSYGAVFEGPEIFPCHLTPFELHEGIKNGKLVQGTFQASKENFLEGFVNVDGVEKSIFIQGRSNLNRAVDGDAVVVELLPEDQWSSPSDIVLQDEEEADADDDILKANKVLDKFGSSNKMQKTPTGKVVGIIRRNWRQYCGILQPSNIEGNVRHLFVPAERKIPKIRIETRQYTVLCKQRIIVAIDSWPRNSRYPLGHFVRALGEIGNKITENEVILLEHDIPHSRFSDAVLSSLPEISWSVTDVDLAQREDLRYLDVCSVDPPGCTDIDDALHCRDLPNGNLEVGVHIADVTHFVRPGTALDKEAASRSTTVYLVDTRIHMIPELLSTNFCSLREKEEKLTFSCIWEMDRDANIINTRYCKSVICSRAAMTYDEAQLKIDDVTQQDSLVKSLRNLNNLAKTLKKRRLDNGALLLASPEVRFEVDCETHDPIEVEVKKLRETNSMVEEFMLLANISVAKKILEEFPECAVLRRHPEPPPTNFEPLIKAAKNQGFTINVDSGKELADSLNKCHKESNPYFNTMLRILATRCMMQAVYFASGMHQPSEYYHYGLACPVYTHFTSPIRRYADVIVHRLLAACIGADATYPDLLDKKKIHALCQNMNYRHRMAQYSNRASVALNTHLFFREKIQDEEGYILFVRKNALQILIIKYGLEGTLYLNKDKNSGATFMYNSEDHSQTCGNIVFRTFDPVTVQISLNRSNIQHEKLIFKLVKPFIPGFSVPPTNTADSCQMVLKESTKETVKRKIGAEKVSDSNTKGGGSKKKQKKRKH is encoded by the exons ATGGTTATAGAACCTGGACTTCCG ACGGTTAGAGAGCATTACCTTAGAGATGACATTCACTGTGGATCTAAAGCTTGTGGAAAGTGCGTGTACGGAACTCGGAACATAATTTTAGATGACGAGGATTCCAGTGCAAGCAGTTCTAAGATAATGGAACCTTATTATCTATTAATTGAtactaatattattttagatCAA ATTGACATTTTGGAAGAAGATATTATTTGCAATGTCATAATTGTGCAAACAGTGTTGGAAGAATTGAAACATAAAAGTTCCATCGTATATAAAAGATTAAGGAATATTATCAATAATCCACAAAGgaaattttatgtatttgttAATGAACATCATAA AGATACTTATGTCCAACGTGACCCTGGTGAAAGTACAAATGACAGAAATGATAGGGCAATTAGGGTTGCAACAAAGTGGTATAATGCACATTTAAATTTAGATGACAATACAATCAAAACTGTCCTATTAACAGATGATACACGCAACAGAGAATTAGCAGAAAAAGAAGGGATCCCAgttatttcaa TGGAAGATTATATATTCTCGTTAGAAAATTCAGGCTTTTTGGctgataaattatgtaaaaagagTTATGGTGCAGTATTTGAGGGCCCAGAAATTTTCCCATGTCATCTTACACCATTTGAATTACATGAAGGCATAAAAAATGGGAAACTTGTGCAGGGAACCTTTCAAGcttcaaaagaaaattttcttgaAGGATTTGTGAATGTAGATGGAGTTGAAAAATCT ATTTTTATCCAAGGTCGCAGTAACCTTAATAGAGCTGTTGATGGCGATGCAGTTGTAGTGGAACTCTTGCCAGAGGATCAGTGGTCATCTCCTAGTGACATTGTTCTGcaagatgaagaagaagctGATGCTGATGATGATattttaaaagcaaataaagTATTAGATAAATTTGGTTCATCAAACAAGATGCAAAAGACACCGACTGGCAAAGTTGTTGGAATTATCAGAAGAAATTGGAGACAATATTGTGGGATATTGCAACCCAGTAACATAGAAGGG AATGTACGACATTTATTCGTGCCAGCAGAACGAAAAATACCTAAAATAAGAATTGAAACTAGACAATATACTGTGCTGTGTAAACAGAGAATCATCGTAGCAATTGATTCATGGCCACGTAATTCTAGATATCCTCTTGGTCATTTTGTACGCGCGTTAGGTGAAATAGGGAACAAAATTACCGAAAATGAAGTGATATTGTTAGAACACGATATCCCCCATAGTCGATTTTCTGACGCCGTCCTCAGCTCATTACCAGAAATCTCATGGAGTGTCACGGACGTC GACTTGGCACAAAGGGAAGATCTAAGATATTTAGATGTATGTTCAGTCGACCCACCGGGTTGCACAGATATCGATGATGCGCTTCACTGTAGAGATCTACCAAATGGTAATCTAGAAGTAGGTGTACATATTGCGGATGTAACACATTTTGTAAGGCCTGGCACTGCGTTAGATAAAGAAGCAGCATCACGATCTACGACTGTATATTTGGTTGACACGAGAATTCACATGATTCCTG AGTTACTCAGTACAAATTTCTGCTCTttacgagaaaaagaagagaaactaACGTTTTCTTGCATATGGGAAATGGATAGAGatgcaaatataattaatactagATATTGTAAGTCCGTAATATGTTCACGAGCAGCGATGACTTACGATGAAGCTCAACTAAAAATTGACGATGTTACTCAACAAGATTCACTTGTAAAGTCATTAAGAAATCTTAATAATTTAGCTAAAACGTTAAAAAAGAGACGTTTGGATAATGG AGCGTTATTATTAGCATCTCCAGAAGTCCGTTTTGAAGTAGACTGTGAAACGCATGATCCTATCGAAGTGGAGGTAAAAAAATTGCGAGAAACTAATTCTATGGTGGAAGAATTTATGTTGCTCGCAAATATTTCGGTTGCTAAAAAGATTTTAGAAGAATTCCCAGAATGCGCTGTGTTAAGAAGGCATCCTGAACCACCACCTACTAATTTCGAGCCTCTTATAAAGGCCGCAAAGAATCAG GGTTTTACTATAAATGTAGATAGTGGCAAAGAATTAGCAGATTCATTAAATAAATGTCATAAAGAAAGTAACCCTTACTTTAATACTATGTTAAGGATACTTGCCACACGCTGTATGATGCAAGCTGTATATTTTGCTAGTGGCATGCATCAACCAAGTGAATACTATCATTATGGTTTAGCATGTCCTGTCTATACTCATTTTACATCGCCTATTCGAAG ataCGCGGATGTGATAGTACATCGTTTATTAGCAGCTTGCATTGGGGCTGATGCAACATATCCCGatttgttagacaaaaagaagaTTCACGCACTTTGTCAGAATATGAACTATCGTCATAGAATGGCTCAATATTCTAATCGAGCATCAGTAGCACTAAATACTCAT TTATTCTTTAGAGAAAAAATTCAAGACGAAGAAGGTTATATACTTTTTGTACGAAAGAATGCGTTGCAAATATTGATAATAAAGTATGGCTTAGAGGGAACTTTGTACTTGAACAAAGACAAAAATTCAGGTGCTACATTTATGTATAATAGCGAAGATCATTCACAAACCTGTGGAAATATCGTATTTCGTACTTTCGATCCGGTTACTGTGCAAATAAGTTTAAACAGATCCAATATACAGCATGAGAAACTAATATTTAAGTTGGTTAAGCCGTTC ATTCCAGGTTTCAGTGTACCTCCAACAAATACTGCAGATTCTTGTCAGATGGTACTGAAAGAAAGTACGAAAGAAACGGTAAAAAGAAAGATAGGAGCAGAGAAAGTATCAGACAGTAATACCAAAGGTGGAGGAAGTAAGAAAAagcagaagaaaagaaaacactAG
- the LOC100643853 gene encoding glucose dehydrogenase [FAD, quinone] has product MVFSAIVVTSALKGALSLVGTSLWLIPLLIAGLSYYRYDQLDPESRPIDKYPLYAEYDFVVVGAGSAGAVVANRLSEIAKWNVLLLEAGPDENEVTDVPSLAAYLQLTKLDWKYKTEPTGRACLAMKGGRCNWPRGKVLGGSSVLNYMLYVRGNRHDYDYWESMGNPGWGYDQALYYFKKSEDNRNPYLQRSPYHSTGGYLTVQESPWKTPLVVAFVQAGTEMGYENRDINGEEQTGFMIAQGTIRRGSRCSTAKAFLRPIRLRRNIHTAMNSHVTRVLINPVTMKATGVEFVRDGRRQMVRARKEVILSAGAINSAQILMLSGVGPKEHLRHVGIPVIKDLRVGDNLQDHVGMGGLTFLIDKPVAIVQDRLQAAPVTMHYVANGRGPMTTLGGVEGYAFVNTKYANRSIDYPDIQLHMAPASINSDGGVQVKKILGITDQVYDTVYRPITNKDAWTIMPLLLRPRSRGTVRLRSSNPFHSPLIDANYFSDPMDIATLVEGAKIAIRLSEAKVFKQFGSRVHRIKLPGCKHLKFASDAYWECHIRHISMTIYHPVGTTKMGPSTDPTAVVDFRLKVHGIEGLRVIDASIMPTICSGNTNAPVIMIGEKGADLVKNDWLTVETARRS; this is encoded by the coding sequence ATGGTATTCAGCGCGATCGTGGTCACGTCGGCCTTGAAGGGTGCTTTGAGCCTGGTGGGCACGAGTTTGTGGTTAATCCCCCTATTAATAGCGGGTCTGTCCTACTATCGATACGATCAACTGGACCCGGAGAGTCGGCCTATCGACAAATATCCTCTCTACGCGGAATACGATTTCGTGGTTGTAGGAGCTGGATCAGCCGGGGCTGTGGTAGCTAATCGGCTATCAGAAATAGCAAAATGGAACGTTCTCCTACTAGAGGCTGGTCCGGATGAGAACGAAGTAACCGACGTACCTTCGTTGGCGGCTTATCTTCAATTAACGAAATTAGATTGGAAATATAAAACAGAACCGACGGGGAGAGCCTGTCTGGCTATGAAAGGTGGTCGCTGTAACTGGCCTCGTGGCAAAGTTCTAGGTGGTTCGAGCGTGCTCAATTACATGTTATACGTCAGAGGGAACAGACACGATTACGATTACTGGGAGTCGATGGGCAATCCCGGTTGGGGATACGACCAAGCGTTGTATTATTTCAAGAAATCCGAGGATAACAGGAATCCCTACTTGCAGAGGAGTCCGTATCATTCGACTGGTGGATACTTGACGGTGCAAGAGTCTCCGTGGAAGACTCCTTTGGTAGTGGCGTTCGTTCAGGCAGGAACGGAGATGGGATACGAGAACAGGGATATAAACGGAGAAGAACAAACGGGATTTATGATAGCTCAAGGGACGATCCGCCGAGGTAGCAGATGCTCGACGGCGAAGGCGTTTCTGCGACCAATTCGACTGCGTAGGAACATTCACACCGCCATGAATTCTCACGTAACCAGAGTTCTGATCAACCCTGTCACCATGAAAGCAACAGGCGTCGAGTTTGTCAGGGATGGTCGCAGACAAATGGTCCGAGCGAGAAAGGAAGTGATTCTCTCCGCCGGAGCGATAAACAGCGCTCAGATTCTCATGTTATCCGGTGTAGGACCGAAGGAACATTTGCGTCACGTTGGAATACCGGTGATCAAGGACCTTCGAGTGGGCGACAATCTACAGGATCACGTTGGCATGGGTGGCTTGACGTTCCTGATAGACAAACCCGTGGCTATTGTTCAGGATCGGCTGCAAGCGGCTCCGGTAACGATGCATTACGTGGCGAACGGAAGAGGTCCGATGACCACTCTAGGCGGCGTCGAGGGCTACGCCTTCGTCAACACGAAATACGCCAATCGATCCATCGATTATCCGGACATTCAATTACACATGGCGCCGGCGTCCATAAATTCAGACGGCGGCGTGCAAGTTAAGAAGATTCTCGGAATAACCGACCAAGTGTACGATACCGTGTACAGACCTATAACGAATAAGGACGCATGGACCATCATGCCTCTTCTGCTCAGGCCTAGATCGAGAGGCACGGTCAGGCTACGTAGTTCCAATCCGTTTCATAGCCCGCTGATCGACGCTAATTATTTCTCCGATCCGATGGACATCGCCACTTTGGTCGAAGGTGCGAAAATCGCGATCAGACTTAGCGAGGCGAAAGTTTTTAAGCAGTTTGGATCGAGAGTTCACAGGATCAAACTGCCTGGATGCAAGCACCTGAAATTTGCTTCGGACGCGTACTGGGAGTGTCACATTCGACATATTTCGATGACCATTTATCATCCGGTCGGAACAACGAAGATGGGCCCTTCCACCGATCCCACCGCCGTCGTCGATTTTAGGCTGAAGGTACACGGGATCGAAGGGTTGAGGGTGATCGACGCGTCGATCATGCCTACCATTTGTAGCGGAAACACGAACGCGCCGGTAATTATGATCGGAGAGAAGGGAGCCGATCTCGTAAAGAACGATTGGCTGACGGTAGAAACTGCGAGAAGAAGCTAG
- the LOC100642935 gene encoding exosome complex exonuclease RRP44 isoform X1 — protein MLTTKIFFRKTKGGKVFKTVREHYLRDDIHCGSKACGKCVYGTRNIILDDEDSSASSSKIMEPYYLLIDTNIILDQIDILEEDIICNVIIVQTVLEELKHKSSIVYKRLRNIINNPQRKFYVFVNEHHKDTYVQRDPGESTNDRNDRAIRVATKWYNAHLNLDDNTIKTVLLTDDTRNRELAEKEGIPVISMEDYIFSLENSGFLADKLCKKSYGAVFEGPEIFPCHLTPFELHEGIKNGKLVQGTFQASKENFLEGFVNVDGVEKSIFIQGRSNLNRAVDGDAVVVELLPEDQWSSPSDIVLQDEEEADADDDILKANKVLDKFGSSNKMQKTPTGKVVGIIRRNWRQYCGILQPSNIEGNVRHLFVPAERKIPKIRIETRQYTVLCKQRIIVAIDSWPRNSRYPLGHFVRALGEIGNKITENEVILLEHDIPHSRFSDAVLSSLPEISWSVTDVDLAQREDLRYLDVCSVDPPGCTDIDDALHCRDLPNGNLEVGVHIADVTHFVRPGTALDKEAASRSTTVYLVDTRIHMIPELLSTNFCSLREKEEKLTFSCIWEMDRDANIINTRYCKSVICSRAAMTYDEAQLKIDDVTQQDSLVKSLRNLNNLAKTLKKRRLDNGALLLASPEVRFEVDCETHDPIEVEVKKLRETNSMVEEFMLLANISVAKKILEEFPECAVLRRHPEPPPTNFEPLIKAAKNQGFTINVDSGKELADSLNKCHKESNPYFNTMLRILATRCMMQAVYFASGMHQPSEYYHYGLACPVYTHFTSPIRRYADVIVHRLLAACIGADATYPDLLDKKKIHALCQNMNYRHRMAQYSNRASVALNTHLFFREKIQDEEGYILFVRKNALQILIIKYGLEGTLYLNKDKNSGATFMYNSEDHSQTCGNIVFRTFDPVTVQISLNRSNIQHEKLIFKLVKPFIPGFSVPPTNTADSCQMVLKESTKETVKRKIGAEKVSDSNTKGGGSKKKQKKRKH, from the exons ATGTTGACGACCAAAATATTCTTTAGGAAAACTAAAGGGGGAAAAGTGTTtaag ACGGTTAGAGAGCATTACCTTAGAGATGACATTCACTGTGGATCTAAAGCTTGTGGAAAGTGCGTGTACGGAACTCGGAACATAATTTTAGATGACGAGGATTCCAGTGCAAGCAGTTCTAAGATAATGGAACCTTATTATCTATTAATTGAtactaatattattttagatCAA ATTGACATTTTGGAAGAAGATATTATTTGCAATGTCATAATTGTGCAAACAGTGTTGGAAGAATTGAAACATAAAAGTTCCATCGTATATAAAAGATTAAGGAATATTATCAATAATCCACAAAGgaaattttatgtatttgttAATGAACATCATAA AGATACTTATGTCCAACGTGACCCTGGTGAAAGTACAAATGACAGAAATGATAGGGCAATTAGGGTTGCAACAAAGTGGTATAATGCACATTTAAATTTAGATGACAATACAATCAAAACTGTCCTATTAACAGATGATACACGCAACAGAGAATTAGCAGAAAAAGAAGGGATCCCAgttatttcaa TGGAAGATTATATATTCTCGTTAGAAAATTCAGGCTTTTTGGctgataaattatgtaaaaagagTTATGGTGCAGTATTTGAGGGCCCAGAAATTTTCCCATGTCATCTTACACCATTTGAATTACATGAAGGCATAAAAAATGGGAAACTTGTGCAGGGAACCTTTCAAGcttcaaaagaaaattttcttgaAGGATTTGTGAATGTAGATGGAGTTGAAAAATCT ATTTTTATCCAAGGTCGCAGTAACCTTAATAGAGCTGTTGATGGCGATGCAGTTGTAGTGGAACTCTTGCCAGAGGATCAGTGGTCATCTCCTAGTGACATTGTTCTGcaagatgaagaagaagctGATGCTGATGATGATattttaaaagcaaataaagTATTAGATAAATTTGGTTCATCAAACAAGATGCAAAAGACACCGACTGGCAAAGTTGTTGGAATTATCAGAAGAAATTGGAGACAATATTGTGGGATATTGCAACCCAGTAACATAGAAGGG AATGTACGACATTTATTCGTGCCAGCAGAACGAAAAATACCTAAAATAAGAATTGAAACTAGACAATATACTGTGCTGTGTAAACAGAGAATCATCGTAGCAATTGATTCATGGCCACGTAATTCTAGATATCCTCTTGGTCATTTTGTACGCGCGTTAGGTGAAATAGGGAACAAAATTACCGAAAATGAAGTGATATTGTTAGAACACGATATCCCCCATAGTCGATTTTCTGACGCCGTCCTCAGCTCATTACCAGAAATCTCATGGAGTGTCACGGACGTC GACTTGGCACAAAGGGAAGATCTAAGATATTTAGATGTATGTTCAGTCGACCCACCGGGTTGCACAGATATCGATGATGCGCTTCACTGTAGAGATCTACCAAATGGTAATCTAGAAGTAGGTGTACATATTGCGGATGTAACACATTTTGTAAGGCCTGGCACTGCGTTAGATAAAGAAGCAGCATCACGATCTACGACTGTATATTTGGTTGACACGAGAATTCACATGATTCCTG AGTTACTCAGTACAAATTTCTGCTCTttacgagaaaaagaagagaaactaACGTTTTCTTGCATATGGGAAATGGATAGAGatgcaaatataattaatactagATATTGTAAGTCCGTAATATGTTCACGAGCAGCGATGACTTACGATGAAGCTCAACTAAAAATTGACGATGTTACTCAACAAGATTCACTTGTAAAGTCATTAAGAAATCTTAATAATTTAGCTAAAACGTTAAAAAAGAGACGTTTGGATAATGG AGCGTTATTATTAGCATCTCCAGAAGTCCGTTTTGAAGTAGACTGTGAAACGCATGATCCTATCGAAGTGGAGGTAAAAAAATTGCGAGAAACTAATTCTATGGTGGAAGAATTTATGTTGCTCGCAAATATTTCGGTTGCTAAAAAGATTTTAGAAGAATTCCCAGAATGCGCTGTGTTAAGAAGGCATCCTGAACCACCACCTACTAATTTCGAGCCTCTTATAAAGGCCGCAAAGAATCAG GGTTTTACTATAAATGTAGATAGTGGCAAAGAATTAGCAGATTCATTAAATAAATGTCATAAAGAAAGTAACCCTTACTTTAATACTATGTTAAGGATACTTGCCACACGCTGTATGATGCAAGCTGTATATTTTGCTAGTGGCATGCATCAACCAAGTGAATACTATCATTATGGTTTAGCATGTCCTGTCTATACTCATTTTACATCGCCTATTCGAAG ataCGCGGATGTGATAGTACATCGTTTATTAGCAGCTTGCATTGGGGCTGATGCAACATATCCCGatttgttagacaaaaagaagaTTCACGCACTTTGTCAGAATATGAACTATCGTCATAGAATGGCTCAATATTCTAATCGAGCATCAGTAGCACTAAATACTCAT TTATTCTTTAGAGAAAAAATTCAAGACGAAGAAGGTTATATACTTTTTGTACGAAAGAATGCGTTGCAAATATTGATAATAAAGTATGGCTTAGAGGGAACTTTGTACTTGAACAAAGACAAAAATTCAGGTGCTACATTTATGTATAATAGCGAAGATCATTCACAAACCTGTGGAAATATCGTATTTCGTACTTTCGATCCGGTTACTGTGCAAATAAGTTTAAACAGATCCAATATACAGCATGAGAAACTAATATTTAAGTTGGTTAAGCCGTTC ATTCCAGGTTTCAGTGTACCTCCAACAAATACTGCAGATTCTTGTCAGATGGTACTGAAAGAAAGTACGAAAGAAACGGTAAAAAGAAAGATAGGAGCAGAGAAAGTATCAGACAGTAATACCAAAGGTGGAGGAAGTAAGAAAAagcagaagaaaagaaaacactAG
- the LOC100642935 gene encoding exosome complex exonuclease RRP44 isoform X3 — MEPYYLLIDTNIILDQIDILEEDIICNVIIVQTVLEELKHKSSIVYKRLRNIINNPQRKFYVFVNEHHKDTYVQRDPGESTNDRNDRAIRVATKWYNAHLNLDDNTIKTVLLTDDTRNRELAEKEGIPVISMEDYIFSLENSGFLADKLCKKSYGAVFEGPEIFPCHLTPFELHEGIKNGKLVQGTFQASKENFLEGFVNVDGVEKSIFIQGRSNLNRAVDGDAVVVELLPEDQWSSPSDIVLQDEEEADADDDILKANKVLDKFGSSNKMQKTPTGKVVGIIRRNWRQYCGILQPSNIEGNVRHLFVPAERKIPKIRIETRQYTVLCKQRIIVAIDSWPRNSRYPLGHFVRALGEIGNKITENEVILLEHDIPHSRFSDAVLSSLPEISWSVTDVDLAQREDLRYLDVCSVDPPGCTDIDDALHCRDLPNGNLEVGVHIADVTHFVRPGTALDKEAASRSTTVYLVDTRIHMIPELLSTNFCSLREKEEKLTFSCIWEMDRDANIINTRYCKSVICSRAAMTYDEAQLKIDDVTQQDSLVKSLRNLNNLAKTLKKRRLDNGALLLASPEVRFEVDCETHDPIEVEVKKLRETNSMVEEFMLLANISVAKKILEEFPECAVLRRHPEPPPTNFEPLIKAAKNQGFTINVDSGKELADSLNKCHKESNPYFNTMLRILATRCMMQAVYFASGMHQPSEYYHYGLACPVYTHFTSPIRRYADVIVHRLLAACIGADATYPDLLDKKKIHALCQNMNYRHRMAQYSNRASVALNTHLFFREKIQDEEGYILFVRKNALQILIIKYGLEGTLYLNKDKNSGATFMYNSEDHSQTCGNIVFRTFDPVTVQISLNRSNIQHEKLIFKLVKPFIPGFSVPPTNTADSCQMVLKESTKETVKRKIGAEKVSDSNTKGGGSKKKQKKRKH; from the exons ATGGAACCTTATTATCTATTAATTGAtactaatattattttagatCAA ATTGACATTTTGGAAGAAGATATTATTTGCAATGTCATAATTGTGCAAACAGTGTTGGAAGAATTGAAACATAAAAGTTCCATCGTATATAAAAGATTAAGGAATATTATCAATAATCCACAAAGgaaattttatgtatttgttAATGAACATCATAA AGATACTTATGTCCAACGTGACCCTGGTGAAAGTACAAATGACAGAAATGATAGGGCAATTAGGGTTGCAACAAAGTGGTATAATGCACATTTAAATTTAGATGACAATACAATCAAAACTGTCCTATTAACAGATGATACACGCAACAGAGAATTAGCAGAAAAAGAAGGGATCCCAgttatttcaa TGGAAGATTATATATTCTCGTTAGAAAATTCAGGCTTTTTGGctgataaattatgtaaaaagagTTATGGTGCAGTATTTGAGGGCCCAGAAATTTTCCCATGTCATCTTACACCATTTGAATTACATGAAGGCATAAAAAATGGGAAACTTGTGCAGGGAACCTTTCAAGcttcaaaagaaaattttcttgaAGGATTTGTGAATGTAGATGGAGTTGAAAAATCT ATTTTTATCCAAGGTCGCAGTAACCTTAATAGAGCTGTTGATGGCGATGCAGTTGTAGTGGAACTCTTGCCAGAGGATCAGTGGTCATCTCCTAGTGACATTGTTCTGcaagatgaagaagaagctGATGCTGATGATGATattttaaaagcaaataaagTATTAGATAAATTTGGTTCATCAAACAAGATGCAAAAGACACCGACTGGCAAAGTTGTTGGAATTATCAGAAGAAATTGGAGACAATATTGTGGGATATTGCAACCCAGTAACATAGAAGGG AATGTACGACATTTATTCGTGCCAGCAGAACGAAAAATACCTAAAATAAGAATTGAAACTAGACAATATACTGTGCTGTGTAAACAGAGAATCATCGTAGCAATTGATTCATGGCCACGTAATTCTAGATATCCTCTTGGTCATTTTGTACGCGCGTTAGGTGAAATAGGGAACAAAATTACCGAAAATGAAGTGATATTGTTAGAACACGATATCCCCCATAGTCGATTTTCTGACGCCGTCCTCAGCTCATTACCAGAAATCTCATGGAGTGTCACGGACGTC GACTTGGCACAAAGGGAAGATCTAAGATATTTAGATGTATGTTCAGTCGACCCACCGGGTTGCACAGATATCGATGATGCGCTTCACTGTAGAGATCTACCAAATGGTAATCTAGAAGTAGGTGTACATATTGCGGATGTAACACATTTTGTAAGGCCTGGCACTGCGTTAGATAAAGAAGCAGCATCACGATCTACGACTGTATATTTGGTTGACACGAGAATTCACATGATTCCTG AGTTACTCAGTACAAATTTCTGCTCTttacgagaaaaagaagagaaactaACGTTTTCTTGCATATGGGAAATGGATAGAGatgcaaatataattaatactagATATTGTAAGTCCGTAATATGTTCACGAGCAGCGATGACTTACGATGAAGCTCAACTAAAAATTGACGATGTTACTCAACAAGATTCACTTGTAAAGTCATTAAGAAATCTTAATAATTTAGCTAAAACGTTAAAAAAGAGACGTTTGGATAATGG AGCGTTATTATTAGCATCTCCAGAAGTCCGTTTTGAAGTAGACTGTGAAACGCATGATCCTATCGAAGTGGAGGTAAAAAAATTGCGAGAAACTAATTCTATGGTGGAAGAATTTATGTTGCTCGCAAATATTTCGGTTGCTAAAAAGATTTTAGAAGAATTCCCAGAATGCGCTGTGTTAAGAAGGCATCCTGAACCACCACCTACTAATTTCGAGCCTCTTATAAAGGCCGCAAAGAATCAG GGTTTTACTATAAATGTAGATAGTGGCAAAGAATTAGCAGATTCATTAAATAAATGTCATAAAGAAAGTAACCCTTACTTTAATACTATGTTAAGGATACTTGCCACACGCTGTATGATGCAAGCTGTATATTTTGCTAGTGGCATGCATCAACCAAGTGAATACTATCATTATGGTTTAGCATGTCCTGTCTATACTCATTTTACATCGCCTATTCGAAG ataCGCGGATGTGATAGTACATCGTTTATTAGCAGCTTGCATTGGGGCTGATGCAACATATCCCGatttgttagacaaaaagaagaTTCACGCACTTTGTCAGAATATGAACTATCGTCATAGAATGGCTCAATATTCTAATCGAGCATCAGTAGCACTAAATACTCAT TTATTCTTTAGAGAAAAAATTCAAGACGAAGAAGGTTATATACTTTTTGTACGAAAGAATGCGTTGCAAATATTGATAATAAAGTATGGCTTAGAGGGAACTTTGTACTTGAACAAAGACAAAAATTCAGGTGCTACATTTATGTATAATAGCGAAGATCATTCACAAACCTGTGGAAATATCGTATTTCGTACTTTCGATCCGGTTACTGTGCAAATAAGTTTAAACAGATCCAATATACAGCATGAGAAACTAATATTTAAGTTGGTTAAGCCGTTC ATTCCAGGTTTCAGTGTACCTCCAACAAATACTGCAGATTCTTGTCAGATGGTACTGAAAGAAAGTACGAAAGAAACGGTAAAAAGAAAGATAGGAGCAGAGAAAGTATCAGACAGTAATACCAAAGGTGGAGGAAGTAAGAAAAagcagaagaaaagaaaacactAG